A stretch of the Corynebacterium maris DSM 45190 genome encodes the following:
- a CDS encoding RNA-guided endonuclease InsQ/TnpB family protein: protein MGVEEIVRYTYRLRPGAHAQRALLYEWGRCRFLWNEAVHQRKIGNKPTLAKLGKLLTELRKNNSWMRNGSQVAQQAILRTYAQALQHSFTVKGRGTPTVKTKKRALPSLEYSIRGFSLREGRLRLPKGVSIPVVWSRELPSPPKSVRVYQDSLGHWYASFVTRREKEQAPEADAGIGIDWGVSTTATTTDEKHDLPYLGHRKRCAAELAKAQRKMARRHRKGRKQSNGYKRACRQAAKLHKKAARQTQHDSRGWAKKITDNHGLIAVEDFNPAFLAKSTMARKSADAAIGAAKRALITNAARAGRKVVLVTPAYTTMTCSECFARAKQALGLGERTLRCEACDYTAGRDRNAARVILAVAERGHTSVEDIRHVQPPSGGVVRAV, encoded by the coding sequence GTGGGTGTGGAAGAGATCGTGCGCTACACCTACCGCCTGCGCCCCGGCGCACACGCGCAGCGCGCCCTCCTCTACGAATGGGGACGCTGCCGATTCCTGTGGAACGAAGCCGTCCATCAACGGAAAATCGGCAACAAGCCGACCCTGGCGAAGCTGGGCAAGCTGCTGACCGAGCTGCGCAAGAACAACTCGTGGATGCGGAACGGCTCGCAGGTCGCCCAGCAGGCGATCCTGCGCACCTACGCGCAGGCGCTGCAGCACTCGTTCACAGTGAAGGGTCGGGGCACACCCACCGTCAAGACGAAGAAACGTGCGCTGCCCTCCCTGGAATACAGCATCAGGGGATTTTCTCTCCGGGAAGGCCGCCTGCGGCTGCCCAAGGGTGTGTCCATCCCTGTGGTGTGGTCGCGGGAACTTCCTTCCCCACCCAAAAGTGTGCGTGTTTACCAGGACAGTCTGGGGCACTGGTACGCCTCGTTTGTCACTCGCCGCGAAAAGGAACAGGCACCGGAAGCCGATGCGGGTATCGGTATCGACTGGGGCGTGTCCACCACCGCGACCACCACCGATGAGAAGCATGATCTGCCCTACCTGGGGCACCGGAAGCGGTGTGCCGCCGAGCTTGCGAAAGCACAGCGGAAGATGGCGCGTCGCCACCGCAAGGGACGCAAACAGTCGAACGGCTACAAGCGTGCCTGTCGGCAGGCGGCGAAACTGCACAAGAAGGCTGCCCGGCAGACGCAGCATGACTCCCGGGGGTGGGCGAAGAAAATCACCGATAACCACGGCCTGATCGCGGTGGAAGATTTCAACCCTGCCTTCCTCGCCAAGTCCACGATGGCCAGAAAGTCCGCTGACGCGGCTATTGGTGCGGCCAAACGTGCGCTGATTACCAACGCCGCGCGGGCTGGCCGGAAGGTGGTGCTGGTTACGCCCGCCTATACGACGATGACGTGTTCTGAGTGTTTCGCGAGAGCCAAGCAAGCACTCGGACTCGGAGAACGAACCCTCCGGTGCGAAGCCTGTGACTATACCGCGGGTCGGGACCGCAACGCCGCCAGGGTGATCTTGGCTGTGGCAGAACGGGGCCACACTAGTGTTGAGGACATAAGACATGTGCAACCTCCCTCCGGGGGCGTTGTGCGTGCGGTCTGA
- a CDS encoding Nif3-like dinuclear metal center hexameric protein → MTTVADLTKLLDATYPPALAESWDSVGLICGDPADDVELVAFALEATNAVADAAVEAGAQLLVVHHPLLMRGVDSVAADTAKGSVIHTLIKGGCALFAAHTNADSARPGVNDKLAELVGITPGRPIKPVLLGATDKWGVHVLAKDAETVKNALFTAGAGHIGDYAECSFDIEGTGQFTPLPGADPTEGAVGENYRSPELRVEFVAPRRLRHTLIDVLRGAHPYEEPAFDVVELAQDVDLATATGLGRVGVLPEPMTLREFTQQVADALPETVWGVRAAGDPEQLVSTVAVASGAGDSMMGPATSLGADVLVTSDLRHHPVDEHLRAGGCAVIDAAHWASEYPWTMQVSEIVEDEAGVDTLVIPLRTDPWTVSAHPNG, encoded by the coding sequence ATGACTACCGTTGCCGACCTGACGAAGCTTCTCGACGCCACGTATCCGCCCGCCCTCGCCGAGTCCTGGGACTCCGTCGGCCTGATCTGCGGCGACCCCGCCGACGACGTCGAACTCGTCGCCTTCGCCCTCGAGGCCACGAACGCCGTGGCCGACGCCGCCGTCGAGGCCGGCGCCCAGCTGCTCGTCGTCCACCACCCCCTGCTCATGCGCGGGGTGGACTCCGTGGCCGCCGACACCGCCAAGGGCTCGGTCATCCACACCCTGATCAAGGGCGGCTGCGCGCTGTTCGCCGCGCACACCAACGCCGACTCCGCGCGTCCCGGCGTCAACGACAAACTCGCCGAACTCGTCGGGATCACCCCGGGTCGGCCGATCAAGCCGGTGCTGCTGGGCGCCACCGACAAGTGGGGCGTCCACGTCCTGGCCAAGGACGCCGAGACCGTCAAAAACGCCTTGTTCACCGCCGGCGCCGGCCACATCGGCGACTACGCCGAATGCTCCTTCGACATCGAGGGCACCGGCCAGTTCACCCCGCTGCCCGGTGCGGATCCCACTGAAGGCGCGGTGGGCGAGAATTACCGCAGCCCCGAGCTGCGCGTGGAGTTTGTGGCGCCGCGCCGTCTGCGTCACACGCTGATCGACGTCCTGCGCGGCGCACACCCGTATGAGGAGCCCGCCTTCGACGTCGTGGAGTTGGCCCAGGACGTCGACCTGGCCACGGCCACGGGGCTGGGCCGGGTGGGCGTGCTGCCGGAGCCGATGACTCTGCGGGAGTTCACCCAGCAGGTCGCCGACGCCTTGCCGGAGACGGTGTGGGGCGTGCGCGCCGCCGGGGATCCGGAGCAGCTGGTCAGCACCGTCGCGGTGGCGTCCGGGGCGGGTGATTCGATGATGGGGCCGGCGACGTCGTTGGGCGCCGATGTGCTGGTGACCTCTGACCTGCGTCATCACCCGGTGGACGAGCATCTGCGCGCCGGGGGGTGCGCGGTGATCGACGCCGCCCATTGGGCCAGCGAATACCCGTGGACCATGCAGGTCAGTGAGATTGTGGAGGATGAGGCGGGCGTCGATACGCTGGTGATCCCCCTCCGCACGGACCCATGGACCGTTTCCGCACACCCCAACGGGTAG
- a CDS encoding MFS transporter, which produces MTIVSQPLAPARPRSGNATWIVVVVCGVIAAMHIWKLPSALTDVQSALSIDLVQAGVLLGLVQLAGMLGGIPASIIGERVGLRRTVVLGLLLLVAGTAISALATTSEMMMAARALEGVGYLAVVVMAPALIRRETPTDRLTMAMGAWTGFQGMATFIAVLGGSLLLEATDWRTWYWIMAAVTAVGIPLLLKYTAPDPQREGGVGAAFGRVWVTVRSWKPWVAGAVFACYTVQWTAVVGFLPTVYEEYGVSTMVGGALSAVAGGVNAVGAVLSGLLLRRGLPVRPMVVTAFVVMGVASVGVYAVNWSELPGTFIPQFVLVCVFSMVGALIPTSMYRIAVDLAPPGGSAPGVVGLMQQLQNSGNFFGPILLAWLATQSQGWHTSWWLTATAGAIGIALIMLFSEKRLGFSLRET; this is translated from the coding sequence ATGACCATCGTCTCCCAGCCGCTTGCCCCCGCCCGCCCCCGGTCTGGAAACGCGACGTGGATCGTGGTGGTGGTGTGCGGTGTCATCGCGGCGATGCACATCTGGAAACTGCCCAGCGCGCTCACCGACGTGCAGTCCGCTCTAAGCATCGACTTGGTGCAGGCCGGCGTGCTGCTGGGACTGGTGCAGCTGGCGGGCATGCTCGGCGGGATCCCGGCGTCCATCATCGGCGAGCGCGTCGGCCTACGCCGAACCGTGGTCTTAGGGCTGCTCCTGCTGGTGGCGGGCACGGCGATCAGTGCGCTGGCGACCACCTCAGAGATGATGATGGCCGCCCGCGCGCTGGAAGGCGTGGGCTATCTCGCGGTCGTGGTGATGGCGCCGGCATTGATCCGCCGCGAAACCCCGACCGACCGGCTGACCATGGCGATGGGAGCCTGGACGGGATTCCAGGGGATGGCCACCTTCATCGCTGTGCTGGGCGGCTCGTTGTTGTTGGAGGCCACCGACTGGCGCACGTGGTACTGGATCATGGCCGCGGTCACCGCCGTGGGGATTCCGCTGCTTTTGAAGTACACTGCCCCGGATCCCCAGCGGGAAGGCGGGGTCGGAGCGGCTTTCGGCCGGGTGTGGGTGACGGTGCGCAGCTGGAAGCCGTGGGTCGCCGGTGCAGTGTTTGCCTGCTACACCGTCCAGTGGACCGCCGTCGTCGGGTTCCTGCCCACCGTCTATGAGGAGTACGGCGTCAGCACCATGGTGGGCGGGGCACTGTCTGCGGTGGCCGGCGGCGTCAACGCCGTGGGCGCGGTGCTGTCCGGGTTGCTGTTGCGCCGGGGATTGCCCGTGCGCCCGATGGTCGTCACCGCGTTCGTGGTCATGGGGGTCGCCTCCGTCGGCGTCTACGCCGTCAACTGGTCCGAGCTGCCCGGCACGTTCATCCCGCAGTTCGTGCTGGTCTGTGTCTTTTCCATGGTCGGCGCCCTGATCCCGACCTCCATGTACCGTATCGCCGTGGATCTGGCGCCACCCGGGGGTTCGGCGCCCGGCGTGGTCGGGCTGATGCAGCAGCTGCAGAACAGCGGCAACTTCTTCGGCCCCATCTTGCTGGCGTGGCTGGCGACCCAGTCCCAGGGCTGGCACACCTCCTGGTGGCTGACCGCGACGGCTGGTGCGATCGGCATCGCGTTGATCATGCTCTTCTCCGAGAAGAGGCTGGGCTTTTCCCTGCGGGAGACTTAA
- a CDS encoding GNAT family N-acetyltransferase, translated as MALDFRFSRPDDHEQIQDVFDDGFVFSRSQLTGEWIPEVEAANGLLVALEGDLIVAALVITLPDAQRGPVPPGALMEYMAAEHPKRTWAMLGPLGIRRSYRGQGLGLRIITQATARFAEYDLHVSVTESHGESYTDMAMVEDGHLRQNSRGFTVYRFAG; from the coding sequence GTGGCCCTCGACTTCCGTTTCTCTCGCCCCGACGACCATGAGCAGATTCAGGACGTGTTCGACGACGGTTTCGTCTTTTCCCGCAGCCAGCTCACCGGCGAGTGGATCCCCGAGGTGGAGGCCGCCAACGGGTTGCTCGTGGCTCTCGAAGGGGATCTGATTGTCGCTGCGCTGGTCATCACCCTGCCTGACGCGCAGCGAGGTCCGGTGCCGCCGGGGGCGCTGATGGAGTACATGGCGGCGGAGCACCCGAAACGCACGTGGGCGATGTTGGGGCCGCTGGGGATCCGCCGTAGCTACCGGGGTCAGGGGCTGGGGCTGCGGATCATCACGCAGGCGACCGCCCGGTTCGCGGAGTACGACCTGCACGTATCCGTCACGGAGAGCCACGGAGAGAGCTACACCGACATGGCCATGGTCGAGGACGGTCACCTGCGGCAGAATTCCCGCGGCTTCACCGTCTACCGTTTCGCCGGTTGA
- a CDS encoding acyl carrier protein produces MEGSLADQLAAKLQQEEQVDSPTTTLGRIGEIVEKATGVESEQVTAGTSPSDLGVDSLSMIEITVRCEEAFGVRLDDATVLGFSTVGEFADYLDEHAAAEA; encoded by the coding sequence ATGGAAGGATCATTGGCGGATCAGCTGGCGGCCAAACTGCAGCAAGAAGAACAAGTCGACTCCCCCACCACCACGCTGGGCAGGATCGGCGAGATCGTGGAGAAAGCCACCGGCGTCGAGTCGGAGCAGGTGACGGCGGGGACGTCTCCCTCGGATCTGGGCGTCGACTCGTTGTCGATGATCGAGATCACCGTCCGCTGCGAGGAGGCCTTCGGTGTGCGGCTGGATGACGCCACGGTGCTGGGTTTCAGCACCGTCGGCGAGTTCGCGGACTATCTGGACGAGCACGCCGCCGCGGAGGCCTAG
- a CDS encoding HAD hydrolase-like protein — translation MNFSVPAGRSIIFLDVDGTVIDSFPGIRAGFLHALDAVGVPRPSEDFTAKIPGPPMENTLGRLMDADLVPAAFDAYMAFTRGGGWSQAQPFEGMVDFIARLKDAGYFVATATSKGESFARGILEQIGVLGHIDFLGAAEEYGDRRSKSAVIQHVVDSVGIADRTSDTLMVGDRSHDIEGAAHFGIDTVAVTWGYGDEAEWAQAAYTATTVTELEAVIRDWSD, via the coding sequence ATGAACTTTTCCGTGCCCGCTGGTCGCAGCATCATTTTCCTGGACGTCGACGGCACCGTCATCGACTCCTTCCCCGGCATCCGCGCCGGCTTCCTCCACGCCCTCGACGCCGTCGGCGTGCCGCGCCCCTCGGAGGACTTCACGGCGAAGATCCCCGGCCCGCCGATGGAAAACACCCTGGGCCGGCTGATGGACGCAGACCTGGTGCCGGCGGCCTTCGACGCCTACATGGCCTTCACCCGCGGCGGCGGCTGGAGCCAGGCACAGCCTTTCGAGGGCATGGTGGACTTCATCGCCCGGCTCAAAGACGCCGGCTACTTCGTGGCCACGGCCACCAGCAAAGGCGAAAGCTTCGCCCGGGGCATCCTGGAGCAGATCGGGGTGTTGGGACACATCGACTTCTTAGGCGCGGCGGAGGAATACGGGGACCGGCGGTCGAAATCCGCGGTGATTCAGCACGTTGTGGACTCGGTGGGGATCGCCGACCGGACCTCGGATACCCTCATGGTCGGCGACCGCTCCCACGACATCGAGGGGGCAGCGCACTTTGGCATCGATACCGTCGCCGTGACGTGGGGATACGGCGACGAAGCTGAGTGGGCGCAGGCCGCCTACACCGCAACGACCGTGACAGAATTGGAGGCCGTCATTCGTGACTGGTCAGACTGA
- a CDS encoding low molecular weight protein-tyrosine-phosphatase translates to MTGQTEHKERPIHIDFICTGNICRSPMAEVIVRDKIEDAGLADKVKITSAGMGGWHVGQGADRRAVEELRKAGYDGATHIASQVGPATLAADLIVALDTGHRSELIASGAEEDKVALLRDFDPAAEDNASVADPYYGGPEGFRTTRDQIEAAAPGIVDWIRARL, encoded by the coding sequence GTGACTGGTCAGACTGAACATAAGGAACGACCCATTCACATCGACTTCATTTGCACCGGAAACATCTGTCGTTCCCCGATGGCCGAGGTCATCGTCCGCGACAAAATCGAGGACGCCGGTCTGGCCGACAAGGTGAAGATCACCTCCGCCGGCATGGGCGGCTGGCACGTCGGCCAGGGTGCGGACCGTCGCGCCGTGGAGGAGCTGCGCAAGGCCGGCTACGACGGCGCCACCCATATCGCCAGCCAGGTCGGCCCGGCCACCCTTGCCGCCGACCTGATCGTGGCGCTGGACACCGGACACCGCTCCGAGCTCATCGCCAGCGGCGCCGAGGAAGACAAGGTGGCCCTGCTGCGCGACTTCGACCCGGCCGCGGAAGACAACGCGTCTGTCGCCGACCCCTACTACGGTGGGCCGGAGGGTTTCCGCACCACCCGCGATCAGATCGAGGCCGCCGCCCCCGGCATCGTGGACTGGATCCGCGCGCGCCTCTAA
- a CDS encoding SURF1 family cytochrome oxidase biogenesis protein gives MAPVGRVRAVSTTVEKRYGTGRGKKRSAGWKQFLKPNWFILAALILALSYFAFTALAPWQLNKDDDIVARNEQIEAAYDRDPVPVTEVMDGTGAISDEQEWTRVVLQGRYLPDDEVLLRMRPVDKNPAFQSLTPFELSSGEQILVHRGWAPTGDGVTVPEIEPAPTGTVSLVGMVRQGEQVSATRAPLQEQGYQQVYSISTEQIGELTGTDLAEDYVQLSDGEPGVLYAMPVPKLDRGSHLSYGFQWIAIGIMGPLGLMYLVYAEIKERRKVDDEKDEISEDAASSPAGDPDPGAGVGAGVDEDAWLADDPDGMTRQVVRSRNVRDRYGDAKPDFYGRLGKRDRERF, from the coding sequence ATGGCCCCCGTGGGTAGAGTAAGAGCCGTGAGTACCACAGTGGAGAAGCGTTACGGAACTGGGCGCGGCAAGAAGCGGTCGGCGGGGTGGAAGCAATTCCTCAAGCCGAACTGGTTCATCCTGGCCGCGCTCATTCTCGCGCTCTCTTACTTCGCGTTCACCGCCTTGGCCCCCTGGCAGTTGAACAAGGACGACGACATCGTCGCCCGCAACGAGCAGATCGAGGCCGCCTACGACCGCGACCCCGTCCCCGTCACCGAGGTCATGGACGGCACCGGCGCGATCTCCGACGAGCAGGAATGGACCCGCGTCGTCCTGCAGGGACGCTACTTGCCCGACGACGAGGTGCTGCTACGCATGCGCCCCGTCGACAAAAACCCCGCCTTTCAGTCGCTGACGCCTTTCGAACTGTCCAGCGGGGAACAGATCCTGGTCCACCGCGGCTGGGCGCCTACCGGCGACGGCGTCACCGTCCCGGAGATCGAGCCGGCGCCCACCGGCACCGTCTCCCTGGTGGGCATGGTCCGCCAGGGCGAGCAGGTCTCCGCCACCCGCGCGCCGCTGCAGGAGCAGGGCTACCAGCAGGTCTATTCCATCAGCACTGAGCAAATCGGCGAGCTGACCGGCACCGACCTGGCCGAGGACTACGTGCAGCTCTCCGACGGCGAGCCCGGCGTACTGTACGCGATGCCGGTGCCCAAGCTCGACCGGGGCTCCCACCTGAGCTACGGCTTCCAGTGGATCGCCATCGGCATCATGGGGCCGTTGGGCCTGATGTACTTGGTCTACGCCGAGATCAAGGAACGTCGCAAAGTCGACGACGAAAAGGACGAGATCAGCGAGGACGCCGCCTCCTCCCCCGCCGGCGACCCCGACCCGGGCGCCGGGGTGGGCGCCGGGGTGGACGAGGACGCGTGGCTCGCCGACGACCCGGACGGCATGACCCGCCAGGTGGTGCGTTCGCGCAACGTCCGCGACCGCTATGGCGACGCCAAGCCGGACTTCTACGGGCGCCTGGGCAAACGCGACCGCGAACGTTTCTGA
- a CDS encoding DUF6924 domain-containing protein produces the protein MRTFPGFESDMDSLLVPHRLRRRRGLAADSCGRDGPYGEEGFQASFFPVDDTDWAEAREDEIREIAAAEGLREQAIFVVDSHAVLAPQEILVLVLEDGQGSFRCPADKVAEPQNNLALGNLGFGEYAGAVDHGGVYRGFD, from the coding sequence ATGAGAACCTTTCCCGGATTCGAGTCGGACATGGACTCCCTTCTGGTGCCGCACCGATTACGCCGACGACGCGGTCTGGCGGCAGACTCTTGTGGCCGCGACGGCCCCTACGGGGAAGAGGGCTTCCAGGCGAGCTTCTTTCCCGTGGACGACACTGACTGGGCGGAAGCCAGGGAGGATGAGATCCGCGAGATCGCCGCAGCGGAGGGCCTGCGAGAGCAGGCGATCTTTGTAGTCGACTCCCACGCTGTGCTCGCTCCGCAGGAGATTCTGGTGCTCGTCCTGGAAGACGGCCAGGGATCCTTCCGGTGCCCCGCAGACAAGGTTGCGGAGCCGCAGAACAACCTGGCTTTAGGAAACCTGGGCTTCGGGGAGTATGCCGGGGCCGTCGATCACGGCGGCGTGTACCGCGGCTTCGATTAA
- the aceE gene encoding pyruvate dehydrogenase (acetyl-transferring), homodimeric type, with the protein MADPQDVRRDDSNFPLIRDGVASYLHDNDPEETREWMDSLDGLLSESSPDRARYLMLRLLERASAKRVPLPSLTSTDFVNTIPTTMEPEFPGDEEIEKRYRRWMRWNAAIMVHRAQRPGIEVGGHISSYASAAALYEVGFNHFFRGKDHPGGGDHIFFQGHASPGMYARAYLEGRLDEDDLDGFRQEVSRGKNNGLPSYPHPHGMPEFWEFPTVSMGIGPMNAIYQARFNKYLNDRGIKDTTDQHVWAFLGDGEMDEPESRGLLQMAPLYGLDNLTFVVNCNLQRLDGPVRGNTQIIQELESFFTGAGWNVVKVVWGREWDELLEKDKEGALVNVMNTTPDGDYQTYKANDGAYVREHFFGRDERTLKLVEDLSDDEIWALRRGGHDYRKVYAAYKRALETKGKPTVILAHTIKGYGLGHNFEGRNATHQMKKLTLDDLKLFRDKQDIPISDEELEKDPYLPPYYHPGEDADEIKYLKERRAELGGALPERREKYEPVSVPDIDKLRVVRKGSGKQQVATTMALVRTFKELMRDKDLAKRVVPIIPDEARTFGMDSWFPTLKIYNPAGQNYVPVDHDLMLSYREATDGQILHEGINEDGSTASFIAAGTSYATHGEPMIPLYIFYSMFGFQRTGDVMWAAADQMTRGFLIGATAGRTTLTGEGLQHMDGHSQILASTNPAVVSYDPAFSYEVAHLLREGVDRMYGEGRGENVIYYLTVYNEPIHQPAEPEDLDVEGLHKGIYLYSRGEEGTHEVSLLASGVGMQWALQAQQLLAEEHDVKAHVYSVTSWTELARDGHRAAEQDLLNPSEEKAEAFATKQLKQTEGPYVAVSDFASDLQESIRHTVPGQYITLGADGFGFSDTREAARRYFNIDAESIVVASLLGLARDGKLDYSVAQDAAKKYDIDDPTKA; encoded by the coding sequence ATGGCTGATCCCCAGGACGTACGCCGCGATGATTCCAATTTTCCGCTGATCCGCGACGGTGTCGCGTCGTACCTGCACGACAACGACCCGGAGGAGACCCGCGAGTGGATGGACTCCCTCGACGGGCTGCTTTCGGAGTCTTCTCCGGACCGCGCGCGTTACCTGATGCTGCGTCTGCTGGAGCGTGCCTCCGCGAAGCGTGTTCCGTTGCCGTCGCTGACGTCGACGGACTTCGTGAACACCATCCCCACCACGATGGAGCCGGAGTTCCCGGGCGACGAGGAAATTGAGAAGCGTTACCGCCGCTGGATGCGGTGGAACGCGGCGATCATGGTCCACCGTGCGCAGCGTCCGGGGATCGAGGTCGGCGGGCACATTTCCAGCTACGCGTCCGCAGCGGCGTTGTATGAGGTCGGTTTCAACCACTTCTTCCGCGGCAAGGATCACCCGGGCGGCGGCGACCACATCTTCTTCCAGGGCCACGCGTCGCCGGGAATGTACGCCCGCGCGTACCTGGAGGGTCGCCTGGACGAGGACGACTTGGACGGCTTCCGCCAGGAAGTCTCCCGCGGCAAGAACAACGGTCTGCCGTCCTACCCGCACCCGCACGGCATGCCGGAGTTCTGGGAGTTCCCGACCGTGTCCATGGGCATCGGCCCGATGAACGCGATCTACCAGGCTCGCTTCAACAAGTACTTGAACGACCGGGGCATCAAGGACACCACGGATCAGCACGTGTGGGCGTTTTTGGGTGACGGCGAGATGGATGAGCCGGAGTCGCGCGGTCTGCTGCAGATGGCCCCGCTGTACGGCCTGGACAACCTCACCTTCGTGGTCAACTGCAACCTGCAGCGCCTCGACGGCCCGGTGCGCGGCAACACGCAGATCATCCAGGAGCTGGAGTCGTTCTTCACCGGCGCCGGCTGGAACGTGGTCAAGGTCGTGTGGGGCCGCGAGTGGGACGAGCTGCTGGAGAAGGACAAGGAGGGTGCTCTGGTCAACGTCATGAACACCACTCCGGACGGCGACTACCAGACCTACAAGGCCAACGACGGCGCGTACGTGCGCGAGCACTTCTTCGGCCGCGACGAGCGCACCCTGAAGCTGGTCGAAGACCTGTCCGACGACGAGATCTGGGCGCTGCGCCGCGGCGGCCACGACTACCGCAAGGTCTACGCCGCCTACAAGCGCGCGCTGGAGACCAAGGGCAAGCCGACGGTCATCCTGGCCCACACCATCAAGGGCTACGGCCTGGGGCACAACTTCGAGGGCCGTAACGCGACCCACCAGATGAAGAAGCTGACCCTGGACGATCTCAAGCTCTTCCGCGACAAGCAGGACATCCCGATCTCCGATGAGGAGCTGGAGAAGGATCCGTACCTGCCGCCCTACTACCACCCGGGCGAGGACGCGGATGAAATCAAGTACCTGAAGGAGCGTCGCGCGGAGCTCGGTGGCGCGCTGCCGGAGCGCCGCGAGAAGTACGAGCCGGTGAGCGTGCCGGACATCGATAAGCTGCGCGTGGTCCGTAAGGGCTCGGGCAAGCAGCAGGTGGCCACCACCATGGCGTTGGTGCGTACCTTCAAGGAGCTGATGCGCGACAAGGATCTGGCCAAGCGCGTCGTGCCGATCATCCCGGACGAGGCCCGCACCTTCGGCATGGACTCCTGGTTCCCGACGCTGAAGATCTACAACCCGGCCGGCCAGAACTACGTGCCGGTGGACCACGATCTGATGCTGTCCTATCGCGAGGCCACCGACGGCCAGATCCTGCACGAGGGCATCAACGAGGACGGTTCGACCGCCTCGTTCATCGCCGCCGGCACCTCGTATGCCACCCACGGTGAGCCGATGATCCCGCTGTACATCTTCTACTCGATGTTCGGCTTCCAGCGCACCGGCGACGTCATGTGGGCGGCCGCCGACCAGATGACCCGTGGCTTCCTCATCGGTGCGACCGCCGGCCGCACCACGCTGACGGGCGAGGGACTGCAGCACATGGACGGCCACTCGCAGATCCTGGCGTCGACGAACCCGGCAGTGGTCTCCTACGACCCGGCGTTTTCCTACGAGGTCGCGCACCTGCTGCGCGAGGGCGTGGACCGCATGTACGGCGAGGGCCGCGGCGAGAACGTCATCTACTACCTGACCGTCTACAACGAGCCGATCCACCAGCCGGCCGAGCCGGAGGACCTGGACGTGGAGGGCCTGCACAAGGGCATCTACCTCTACTCCCGCGGCGAGGAGGGCACCCACGAGGTGTCCCTGCTGGCTTCGGGCGTGGGCATGCAGTGGGCGCTGCAGGCCCAACAGCTGTTGGCTGAGGAGCACGACGTCAAGGCGCACGTCTACTCGGTGACTTCCTGGACGGAGCTCGCCCGCGACGGCCACCGCGCCGCCGAGCAGGATCTGCTCAACCCCTCGGAGGAGAAGGCCGAAGCCTTCGCCACGAAGCAGCTCAAGCAGACGGAAGGCCCGTACGTGGCGGTCTCGGACTTCGCGTCCGACCTGCAGGAATCCATCCGCCATACGGTTCCGGGCCAGTACATCACCCTGGGCGCCGACGGCTTCGGCTTCTCGGACACCCGTGAGGCCGCGCGTCGTTACTTCAACATCGACGCCGAGTCGATCGTGGTCGCTTCCCTGCTGGGCCTGGCCCGCGACGGGAAGCTCGACTACTCCGTCGCACAAGACGCGGCAAAGAAGTACGACATCGACGACCCGACCAAGGCGTAA
- a CDS encoding DUF3052 domain-containing protein, translating to MVDAPGAVNNENAQDNVQRLGLQSDMIVQELGWDEDCDSSLSEAVEDFIGEELVDFDTDELVDAVLLWFREEDGDLVDALVDSGRSLSEEGIVWLLTPGAGQTGTIAPGEINEAAQLSGMVSTTSERFGDWQGTRLVAQGGKK from the coding sequence GTGGTGGACGCTCCGGGCGCCGTGAACAACGAGAACGCCCAGGACAATGTACAGCGGCTGGGGCTCCAGTCGGACATGATCGTCCAGGAACTCGGCTGGGACGAGGACTGCGACTCATCGCTGTCCGAGGCGGTCGAGGACTTCATCGGCGAGGAGCTGGTCGACTTCGACACCGACGAGCTCGTTGATGCAGTGCTGCTGTGGTTCAGGGAAGAAGACGGAGACCTGGTCGACGCACTGGTCGACTCCGGTCGCAGCCTCTCCGAGGAAGGCATCGTCTGGCTCCTCACCCCGGGCGCCGGCCAGACCGGCACCATCGCCCCCGGCGAGATCAACGAAGCCGCACAGCTGTCGGGCATGGTGAGCACCACCTCCGAACGCTTCGGCGACTGGCAGGGCACCCGCCTGGTCGCCCAAGGCGGCAAGAAGTAG